In one window of Zingiber officinale cultivar Zhangliang chromosome 11A, Zo_v1.1, whole genome shotgun sequence DNA:
- the LOC122032315 gene encoding uncharacterized protein LOC122032315, which translates to MGNVETARTSSSRREVGPGNLSKSIGCMSGVFHFLSNHHNRSRKRITSVKRKESPAAHPLTLRRLTTSPPPEAAVEDSKKMRRSSETPRIPVIPQEIRRKKPPAASPYSPHTPPALVARLMGLDDSPPQGVAAGKRRELLRALEKCDEDLQALSRIIEAIRSEEIRADTVVSTAGKTAERLLEIETNCGAAKNECNGEQPSPVSVLDALSSPRNRSRSKRSPDDSQGSPADECSRILKPSRIAVLCTDDDINTNQKKAHEATRRRIIMEPMPSGDQARVEDLGGLRPWWLARRRRRRSASRAMVESVEEVWGEGVGKERWELGRVEAWVEAQLLGELVEELVVELLGWNRKLSSPTRRKRLRF; encoded by the exons ATGGGAAACGTGGAAACGGCCCGTACGTCGTCGTCTCGCCGTGAAGTCGGACCGGGAAACCTCTCCAAGAGCATCGGTTGCATGTCCGGCGTCTTTCATTTCCTTTCCAATCACCACAACCGATCTCGCAAGCGCATCACCTCCG TTAAAAGGAAGGAGAGCCCTGCCGCGCATCCTCTGACTCTGAGGCGATTAACGACTTCGCCGCCGCCGGAGGCCGCTGTCGAGGACTCCAAGAAAATGCGGCGCTCCAGCGAGACGCCACGGATTCCAGTGATCCCGCAAGAGATCAGGCGGAAGAAGCCGCCGGCCGCGTCGCCGTACAGTCCCCACACCCCTCCGGCGCTGGTGGCGCGGCTGATGGGTCTCGACGACTCGCCACCCCAGGGGGTGGCGGCGGGCAAGCGGCGGGAATTGCTGCGCGCGTTGGAGAAGTGCGACGAGGACCTCCAGGCGCTCAGTCGGATCATCGAGGCGATCCGCTCGGAGGAGATCCGAGCCGATACGGTCGTCTCCACCGCCGGGAAGACGGCCGAGCGGCTGCTCGAAATCGAGACGAACTGCGGAGCCGCCAAGAACGAGTGTAACGGGGAGCAGCCGAGCCCCGTATCGGTGCTGGACGCGTTGTCGTCGCCTCGGAATCGGTCCCGGTCGAAACGTTCCCCGGACG ATAGCCAAGGAAGCCCTGCCGACGAATGTAGTAGGATCCTGAAGCCATCCCGCATAGCCGTTCTTTGTACGG ACGACGATATCAATACAAATCAAAAGAAGGCGCACGAGGCCACACGACGCCGGATAATAATGGAACCAATGCCGAGTGGCGATCAGGCCAGGGTGGAGGACTTGGGCGGTCTGCGGCCGTGGTGGCTAgccaggaggaggaggaggaggagcgcgAGCCGGGCGATGGTGGAGAGCGTGGAAGAGGTGTGGGGGGAGGGGGTGGGGAAAGAGAGGTGGGAGTTGGGCCGGGTGGAGGCTTGGGTGGAGGCCCAGTTGCTGGGCGAGTTGGTGGAGGAGCTTGTCGTGGAGCTTCTCGGCTGGAACCGTAAGCTGTCGTCGCCTACTCGCAGGAAGAGGCTCcgcttctaa